In Microbacterium sp. AB, a single genomic region encodes these proteins:
- a CDS encoding heparinase II/III domain-containing protein translates to MTAERPDVPSHGPLAHVLAQQAGVDVPALPGALADLLAVPDDALPAWDAAAADPLTIAWFRGRAEAELGSAWPQPLAHDAARFHGDGDRVAWEAPAFARQERLTRVAVLAAATDEDGWLDEAVDGAVLLCEQSSWCWPAHDDTFRRHDAVLATVADPYLDLGAGEVAQQLAWLDHLLGRRLDDRYPGVRARLRHEARVRVFEPFLRRRDWHWLGLDGEVNNWTPWIHGNVLVAALRLLDGPGEEDERIRVVALVLEGLDRYVASLPDDGAVDEGYAYWWNGACRLLEALDVLTHATGGVLDPVARIPALRETIAFPHRMHLGGDWFVNAADGQARQDGRQPWHSLLRAARRAGDHAAEAFATSHRDPARPAVAESEGLGRVARGISDRAWLGSSPGASPLPAVTWLPSTQMLVARETAGSPSGLAVVAKGGHNAESHNHNDVGGIIVATDGVPVIVDAGRPTYEARTFGAGRYGLWPMRSEWHSVPFVRGAGQRNGRDRAAELVSVTTAGGAAELVLDLSGAYDAPSLASWRRTVRLDRAARVVELHDAWRFDEEGEDEDEDEPTQVRLLLAGEATLSPGSARIVPLDGATPVRLDWAPSAGAALVAQPLDDPMLTSVWGARLVRLDIDVTSLSESTIAVRQEGSGAGADLRRPGPGGRAGR, encoded by the coding sequence ATGACAGCCGAGAGGCCCGACGTCCCGTCGCACGGTCCGCTCGCTCACGTGCTCGCGCAGCAGGCGGGCGTCGACGTCCCCGCCCTCCCGGGCGCGCTCGCGGATCTGCTCGCCGTGCCGGACGACGCGCTCCCCGCCTGGGATGCCGCCGCGGCGGACCCCCTCACGATCGCGTGGTTCCGCGGGCGGGCGGAGGCGGAGCTCGGCTCGGCGTGGCCGCAGCCTCTCGCACACGACGCGGCGCGCTTCCACGGCGACGGCGATCGCGTCGCCTGGGAGGCGCCCGCGTTCGCGCGGCAGGAGCGCCTCACCCGCGTGGCCGTGCTCGCCGCGGCGACGGACGAGGACGGCTGGCTCGACGAGGCCGTGGACGGCGCCGTCCTGCTCTGCGAGCAGAGCTCGTGGTGCTGGCCCGCGCACGACGACACGTTCCGGCGCCACGACGCCGTGCTCGCCACGGTCGCCGATCCGTACCTCGACCTCGGCGCGGGCGAGGTCGCCCAGCAGCTGGCCTGGCTCGACCACCTGCTGGGGAGGCGTCTCGACGACCGGTACCCGGGCGTCCGGGCGCGTCTCCGCCACGAGGCGCGCGTCCGCGTCTTCGAGCCCTTCCTCCGACGGCGGGACTGGCACTGGCTGGGGCTCGACGGCGAGGTCAACAACTGGACCCCGTGGATCCACGGCAACGTGCTCGTCGCCGCGCTCCGCCTTCTCGACGGGCCCGGCGAGGAGGACGAGCGCATCCGCGTCGTCGCGCTCGTCCTCGAGGGACTCGACCGCTACGTCGCGTCCCTCCCCGACGACGGGGCCGTCGACGAGGGCTACGCCTACTGGTGGAACGGCGCCTGCCGTCTGCTCGAGGCGCTCGACGTCCTGACGCACGCGACGGGCGGCGTCCTCGATCCCGTGGCGCGCATCCCGGCGCTGCGCGAGACGATCGCGTTCCCGCACCGGATGCACCTCGGCGGGGACTGGTTCGTGAACGCCGCGGACGGCCAGGCCAGGCAGGACGGCCGGCAGCCGTGGCACTCCCTGCTCCGCGCCGCGCGCCGCGCCGGCGACCACGCGGCGGAGGCGTTCGCCACGTCGCACCGCGACCCCGCCCGGCCCGCGGTCGCCGAGTCGGAGGGCCTGGGGCGGGTCGCGCGCGGGATCTCCGACCGGGCGTGGCTCGGCTCGTCGCCGGGAGCATCCCCGCTGCCGGCCGTGACCTGGCTGCCGTCGACGCAGATGCTCGTCGCGCGCGAGACCGCGGGGTCTCCGTCGGGCCTGGCGGTCGTCGCGAAGGGCGGGCACAACGCCGAGAGCCACAACCACAACGACGTCGGCGGGATCATCGTGGCCACCGACGGCGTCCCCGTGATCGTCGACGCCGGCCGGCCGACCTACGAGGCGCGCACCTTCGGCGCCGGGCGCTACGGCCTGTGGCCCATGCGGAGCGAGTGGCACAGCGTGCCGTTCGTGCGGGGCGCCGGGCAGCGCAACGGACGCGATCGCGCCGCGGAGCTCGTCTCCGTCACGACGGCCGGCGGCGCCGCGGAGCTCGTGCTCGACCTCTCCGGCGCCTACGACGCCCCGTCGCTCGCCTCCTGGCGGCGCACGGTGCGCCTCGACCGTGCGGCGCGCGTCGTCGAGCTGCACGACGCGTGGCGGTTCGACGAGGAAGGCGAGGACGAGGACGAGGACGAGCCCACGCAGGTGCGTCTGCTCCTCGCGGGCGAGGCGACGCTGTCGCCGGGGTCGGCGCGCATCGTCCCCCTCGACGGCGCGACGCCGGTGCGTCTGGACTGGGCGCCGTCCGCGGGCGCCGCGCTGGTCGCGCAGCCGCTGGACGACCCCATGCTCACGAGCGTCTGGGGCGCGCGCCTCGTCCGCCTCGACATCGACGTCACGTCGCTGTCCGAGTCGACGATCGCCGTGCGCCAGGAGGGATCGGGCGCCGGGGCGGATCTCCGGCGTCCGGGGCCGGGCGGGCGCGCGGGTCGCTAG
- a CDS encoding ABC transporter ATP-binding protein, which translates to MLLKLLTRYLARYRWLLAGVLVFQLAAALAALFLPTLNADIIDNGVARGDTGYIVRTGLSMLAVSLGQIVASIVATFCAARAAMGAGRDIRGDVFGKVSGFSEREVSQFGAGSLITRNTNDVQQIQMVSMMSATMLVQAPMLAIGGIVMAVRQDVGLSWILAVSIPVLLVIAGLVIARMVPLFRAYQSRLDGVNRVMREQLTGVRVVRAFVREAIEEERFRAANADIMVVGRKVGSLFVLIFPLVMLVLNVTIVAVVWFGGIEVNAGNTQIGTLFAFMQYVGQILGGVMMASFMTLMIPRAAVSADRVGEVLESASTLSRPDDPVTAFPERGAVRFHDVAFTYPGAEEPVLRGISFSAEPGETVAVIGSTGSGKTTLVSLIPRLFDATAGQVRVQGVDVRAADLDLLWQGIGLVPQRPFLFSGTVASNLRFGREDATDEELWDALEIAQARDFVEEMPDGLDSRISQGGTNVSGGQRQRLSIARAIVHDPDVLVFDDSFSALDLTTDARLRQALWRELPHVTKIVVAQRVSTITDADRIIVLDGGRMVGSGRHEDLLASNETYREIVESQLGVEA; encoded by the coding sequence GTGCTCCTGAAGCTGCTCACCCGCTATCTCGCGCGATACCGATGGCTCCTGGCAGGCGTCCTCGTCTTCCAGCTGGCCGCCGCGCTCGCCGCGCTCTTCCTCCCCACCCTCAACGCCGACATCATCGACAACGGCGTCGCCCGCGGCGACACCGGCTACATCGTCCGCACCGGGCTGTCCATGCTCGCCGTGTCGCTCGGCCAGATCGTCGCCTCGATCGTCGCCACCTTCTGCGCCGCACGCGCCGCCATGGGAGCCGGGCGCGACATCCGCGGCGACGTCTTCGGGAAGGTGAGCGGCTTCTCCGAACGCGAGGTGTCGCAGTTCGGGGCGGGCTCGCTCATCACCCGCAACACGAACGACGTGCAGCAGATCCAGATGGTCTCGATGATGAGCGCGACCATGCTCGTCCAGGCGCCCATGCTCGCCATCGGCGGCATCGTCATGGCGGTCCGTCAGGACGTCGGGCTCAGCTGGATCCTCGCGGTGTCCATCCCCGTCCTCCTCGTCATCGCCGGACTCGTCATCGCCCGCATGGTCCCGCTGTTCCGCGCCTACCAGTCCAGGCTCGACGGCGTGAACCGCGTCATGCGCGAGCAGCTCACGGGCGTCCGGGTCGTGCGCGCGTTCGTCCGGGAGGCCATCGAGGAGGAGCGCTTCCGGGCGGCCAACGCCGACATCATGGTGGTCGGGCGCAAGGTCGGTTCCCTCTTCGTGCTGATCTTCCCCCTCGTCATGCTCGTGCTCAACGTGACGATCGTCGCGGTCGTGTGGTTCGGCGGCATCGAGGTCAACGCGGGCAACACGCAGATCGGCACGCTCTTCGCCTTCATGCAGTACGTCGGACAGATCCTCGGCGGCGTCATGATGGCCAGCTTCATGACGCTCATGATCCCGCGTGCCGCCGTCTCCGCGGACCGCGTCGGAGAGGTGCTCGAGAGCGCGTCGACGCTGTCGCGCCCCGACGACCCGGTGACCGCGTTCCCGGAGCGCGGAGCCGTCCGCTTCCACGACGTGGCCTTCACCTACCCCGGGGCCGAGGAGCCCGTGCTGCGCGGCATCAGCTTCTCCGCGGAGCCCGGCGAGACCGTCGCGGTCATCGGATCGACCGGGTCGGGCAAGACGACGCTCGTCTCGCTCATCCCGCGTCTCTTCGACGCGACCGCGGGGCAGGTGCGGGTGCAGGGCGTCGACGTGCGCGCGGCCGACCTCGACCTCCTGTGGCAGGGCATCGGGCTCGTGCCGCAGCGGCCCTTCCTCTTCAGCGGCACGGTCGCGAGCAACCTGAGGTTCGGGCGCGAGGACGCCACCGACGAGGAGCTGTGGGACGCCCTCGAGATCGCGCAGGCGAGGGACTTCGTCGAGGAGATGCCGGACGGCCTCGACTCCCGGATCTCGCAGGGCGGGACGAACGTGTCGGGCGGGCAGCGCCAGCGGCTGTCGATCGCGCGGGCGATCGTCCACGACCCGGACGTCCTCGTCTTCGACGACTCGTTCTCCGCGCTCGACCTCACGACCGACGCCAGGCTGCGACAGGCGCTGTGGAGAGAGCTTCCCCACGTGACCAAGATCGTCGTCGCCCAGCGCGTGTCGACGATCACCGACGCCGATCGGATCATCGTGCTCGACGGCGGCAGGATGGTCGGCTCGGGCAGGCACGAGGATCTCCTGGCCTCCAACGAGACCTACCGGGAGATCGTCGAGTCGCAGCTGGGGGTGGAGGCGTGA
- the cofG gene encoding 7,8-didemethyl-8-hydroxy-5-deazariboflavin synthase CofG, which yields MTLLPTDAPATAAIRRAARGERLGADDAHALLTAEGDAFDEVLALAARTRDEGLALAGREGVITYSRKVFIPLTTLCRDRCHYCVFVDTPGQLLKKRKPAYMSPEQVLAVARQGQALGCKEALLTLGDRPEDRWPEARAWLDAHGYASTLAYVGAMARLITEETGLLPHLNPGVMSPEELAALRPVAPSMGVMLETTSRDLFTQPGKVHYGSPDKDPAVRLDLLENAGRARIPFTSGILVGIGETVRDRAESMIALRDAHDRHGHIQEVIVQNFRAKPRTAMQNAPDAALREYVAAVAVTRLVMGPRMRVQVPPNLSDPEELGLLVRAGADDWGGVSPLTADHVNPERPWPHLDDLAARTAELGFALRERLTAHPEFVRDDGWLDPAVREATRALAGPDGLAGTGEDGEMVRPLGRRAAESGQDAGHPGPPTPGRRLSGTDDAGAPASCAPGGLIAAVIERAAQDPASLADDEWERLLTATGDELDALAQTADDVRRYTVGETVSAVANRNVASTGFRAGGAESDDQYDLAVLGDIARDAVALGLTEICVQGLVAPSEAPEAYLDIARTLKTAAPAVHLHAFRPQDVADLADRTGLGLHGALAALSEAGVDTVPGTGVKVLSERVRGEVAPGDLEVDRWIETIAAAHRAGFRSTSVLFYGHVETAAERIAHLRALSAIQHETGGFTEFVPIPMPGWGVPLVDGRSDLDEHRAMVAVSRLLLSGVIPHVQIPWTRHGVSVTTELLRSGGDDLGGTLLDGRVAPRAGVEAGLELPLPAARAIARGLFRPFRQRTTTYADVRGETAG from the coding sequence GTGACCCTGCTCCCGACCGACGCGCCCGCGACAGCGGCCATCCGTCGCGCCGCGCGCGGAGAGCGTCTCGGCGCGGACGACGCGCATGCGCTGCTCACGGCGGAGGGCGACGCCTTCGACGAGGTCCTCGCGCTCGCCGCGCGCACACGGGACGAGGGTCTCGCCCTCGCCGGGCGCGAGGGCGTCATCACCTACTCCCGCAAGGTCTTCATCCCGCTCACGACGCTGTGTCGCGACCGGTGCCACTACTGCGTCTTCGTGGACACCCCCGGCCAGCTGCTGAAGAAGCGCAAGCCCGCCTACATGTCGCCCGAGCAGGTGCTCGCGGTCGCCCGGCAGGGGCAGGCGCTCGGATGCAAGGAGGCGCTGCTCACCCTCGGGGACCGGCCCGAGGACCGCTGGCCCGAGGCACGCGCCTGGCTCGACGCGCACGGCTACGCCTCGACGCTCGCCTATGTGGGCGCCATGGCGCGCCTCATCACGGAGGAGACGGGTCTGCTGCCCCACCTCAACCCGGGCGTCATGAGTCCCGAGGAGCTCGCAGCGCTGCGCCCCGTCGCCCCGTCCATGGGCGTCATGCTCGAGACGACCTCGCGCGATCTCTTCACGCAGCCCGGCAAGGTGCACTACGGCTCGCCCGACAAGGATCCCGCTGTGCGCCTCGACCTCCTCGAGAACGCGGGCCGCGCTCGCATCCCGTTCACCTCGGGCATCCTCGTCGGCATCGGCGAGACGGTGCGCGATCGTGCGGAGTCGATGATCGCCCTGCGCGACGCGCACGATCGGCACGGGCACATCCAGGAGGTGATCGTGCAGAACTTCCGGGCCAAGCCCCGCACCGCGATGCAGAACGCCCCCGATGCCGCGCTCCGGGAGTACGTCGCGGCCGTCGCCGTCACGCGCCTCGTCATGGGGCCGCGCATGCGCGTCCAGGTGCCCCCGAACCTGTCCGACCCCGAGGAGCTCGGCCTGCTCGTCCGCGCGGGCGCCGACGACTGGGGCGGCGTCTCGCCGCTCACGGCCGATCACGTGAACCCCGAGCGGCCCTGGCCGCACCTCGACGACCTCGCGGCGCGGACGGCCGAGCTGGGCTTCGCGCTGCGCGAGCGCCTCACCGCGCACCCCGAGTTCGTGAGGGACGACGGATGGCTCGACCCCGCCGTCCGCGAGGCGACACGGGCGCTCGCCGGGCCCGACGGGCTGGCCGGGACGGGCGAGGACGGCGAGATGGTCCGCCCCCTCGGCCGGCGGGCCGCCGAGAGCGGACAGGACGCAGGACATCCGGGCCCGCCGACGCCCGGGCGGCGGCTTTCCGGCACGGACGACGCCGGGGCTCCTGCGTCGTGCGCGCCGGGCGGGCTCATCGCCGCCGTGATCGAGCGCGCGGCACAGGATCCGGCGTCCCTCGCCGACGACGAGTGGGAACGGCTGCTCACCGCCACGGGCGACGAGCTCGACGCGCTCGCGCAGACCGCCGACGACGTGCGCCGGTACACGGTCGGCGAGACCGTCAGCGCGGTCGCCAACCGCAACGTCGCCTCGACGGGGTTCCGCGCCGGAGGGGCAGAGTCGGACGACCAGTACGACCTCGCCGTGCTCGGAGACATCGCACGCGACGCCGTCGCGCTGGGCCTCACGGAGATCTGCGTCCAGGGTCTCGTGGCGCCCTCGGAGGCGCCGGAGGCGTACCTCGACATCGCCCGCACCCTCAAGACGGCGGCCCCGGCCGTCCACCTGCACGCCTTCCGCCCGCAGGACGTCGCCGACCTCGCCGACCGTACGGGCCTCGGCCTCCACGGCGCCCTCGCGGCCCTCAGCGAGGCGGGCGTCGACACCGTGCCGGGGACCGGCGTGAAGGTCCTCAGCGAACGCGTGCGCGGCGAGGTCGCACCGGGCGACCTCGAGGTCGACCGGTGGATCGAGACCATCGCGGCGGCGCACCGGGCCGGCTTCCGCTCGACGTCCGTGCTCTTCTACGGCCACGTGGAGACGGCGGCCGAGCGCATCGCGCACCTGCGCGCGCTCTCCGCCATCCAGCACGAGACAGGCGGCTTCACGGAGTTCGTGCCCATCCCGATGCCCGGCTGGGGTGTGCCGCTCGTCGACGGACGCTCCGACCTCGACGAGCACCGCGCCATGGTCGCCGTGTCGCGGCTCCTGCTGTCGGGCGTCATCCCGCACGTGCAGATCCCGTGGACGCGGCACGGCGTCTCCGTGACGACCGAGCTGCTGCGCTCGGGCGGCGACGACCTCGGCGGCACGCTCCTCGACGGCCGCGTCGCGCCCCGGGCCGGCGTCGAGGCGGGCCTCGAGCTGCCGCTGCCCGCCGCGCGCGCCATCGCGCGGGGCCTCTTCCGCCCGTTCCGGCAGCGCACCACGACGTACGCGGACGTGCGCGGGGAGACCGCGGGATGA
- a CDS encoding TIGR03620 family F420-dependent LLM class oxidoreductase, whose translation MTDKADFGTYGVWRMASRLDGAFAQRVEQLGFGALWVGGSPAADLMIVEELLDATETIVVATGIVNIWTADARSVAQAFHRIEDAHPGRLVLGIGSGHREATPERARPFTALRAYLDVLDEEGVGKDQRLLAALGDRTLALAAERTLGAHPYLTVPAHTRHAREVLGEAFLAPELKVALAGSADEARGTGRAFLERYFRLENYVGALRRFGAGDDDVAGGGSDALVDAVVANPDVEDAVAGLRSHLDAGADHVSVQALGDDPLGTLERLAPALGLGAGD comes from the coding sequence ATGACCGACAAGGCGGATTTCGGGACCTATGGCGTCTGGCGCATGGCGAGCCGCCTGGACGGCGCCTTCGCGCAGCGGGTCGAGCAGCTCGGGTTCGGCGCGCTGTGGGTGGGCGGATCGCCCGCCGCCGACCTCATGATCGTCGAGGAGCTCCTCGACGCGACCGAGACGATCGTCGTCGCGACGGGGATCGTCAACATCTGGACAGCCGACGCCCGGAGCGTGGCGCAGGCGTTCCACCGCATCGAGGACGCGCACCCGGGCCGCCTCGTGCTGGGGATCGGGTCGGGCCACCGCGAGGCCACCCCCGAGCGGGCGAGGCCGTTCACCGCGCTCCGCGCCTACCTCGACGTGCTCGACGAGGAGGGCGTCGGGAAGGATCAGCGGCTCCTCGCGGCCCTCGGAGACCGGACGCTCGCGCTCGCCGCGGAGCGCACGCTGGGCGCCCATCCCTATCTGACCGTCCCCGCGCACACGCGCCATGCGCGAGAGGTGCTGGGAGAGGCGTTCCTCGCGCCCGAGCTGAAGGTGGCGCTCGCCGGATCCGCGGACGAGGCCCGCGGGACCGGACGCGCCTTCCTGGAGCGCTACTTCCGCCTGGAGAACTACGTCGGCGCGCTGCGCCGCTTCGGCGCCGGCGATGACGACGTCGCGGGCGGCGGGTCGGACGCCCTCGTCGATGCCGTCGTCGCGAACCCGGACGTCGAGGACGCCGTCGCGGGCCTGCGCTCGCACCTCGACGCCGGAGCGGACCATGTGTCCGTGCAGGCGCTCGGGGACGACCCGCTCGGCACGCTCGAGCGTCTCGCGCCCGCGCTGGGCCTGGGGGCGGGCGACTAG
- a CDS encoding enoyl-CoA hydratase/isomerase family protein, protein METTRSERVEATMRGGVGWIVLNRPEAINALDLGMIRGVREALEHWRDEPDVSIVLLTGAGDRGFSAGGDIRALYAQIADEGAEATDPFFREEYLLDAAVAEYPKPIVAIADGATMGGGIGLAGNALVRVVTERSRLAMPETRIGFAPDAGGSWLLAHAPGRLGEYLALTSDAMNAADAIHCGFADHLVPSAHIASLCDALETRADPATPAELVMLFDETPQAGPLQRAQPWIDEAFAVDTLPEILERLRELGASDVAAGEEITPAGALAALEERSPTALVVTLAAIRSARALPSQRHALEQEYRLMSWFLSTQPDPAEGIRARVVDKDRAPRWSPASVSDVPDDTVGVAFAHPAPTVLFPDLER, encoded by the coding sequence ATGGAGACCACCCGCTCTGAACGCGTCGAGGCGACGATGCGCGGCGGGGTCGGATGGATCGTGCTGAACCGCCCCGAGGCCATCAACGCGCTCGATCTGGGGATGATCCGGGGGGTGCGCGAGGCCCTGGAGCACTGGCGCGACGAGCCGGACGTCTCGATCGTGCTCCTCACGGGGGCCGGGGACCGCGGGTTCTCCGCCGGCGGCGACATCAGGGCCCTGTACGCGCAGATCGCGGACGAGGGGGCGGAGGCGACGGACCCCTTCTTCCGGGAGGAGTACCTGCTCGACGCGGCCGTCGCCGAGTACCCCAAGCCGATCGTCGCGATCGCGGACGGCGCGACGATGGGCGGCGGAATCGGCCTCGCCGGCAACGCGCTCGTGCGGGTCGTGACGGAGCGGTCGCGCCTGGCGATGCCGGAGACGCGGATCGGGTTCGCGCCCGACGCCGGCGGGTCGTGGCTGCTCGCCCACGCTCCGGGACGCCTGGGCGAGTACCTCGCGCTCACGAGCGACGCGATGAACGCCGCCGACGCCATCCACTGCGGCTTCGCCGACCACCTCGTGCCGAGCGCGCACATCGCGTCCCTCTGCGACGCGCTGGAGACGCGCGCCGACCCCGCCACCCCGGCGGAGCTCGTCATGCTGTTCGACGAGACGCCGCAGGCGGGGCCGCTGCAGCGGGCCCAGCCGTGGATCGACGAGGCGTTCGCCGTCGACACGCTGCCGGAGATCCTCGAGAGGCTGCGGGAGCTCGGGGCCTCCGATGTCGCCGCGGGGGAGGAGATCACACCGGCCGGAGCGCTCGCCGCACTCGAGGAGCGCTCGCCGACGGCGCTCGTCGTGACGCTCGCCGCCATCCGCTCCGCGCGCGCCCTGCCGTCGCAGCGCCATGCGCTCGAACAGGAGTACCGCCTCATGTCCTGGTTCCTGAGCACCCAGCCCGACCCGGCGGAGGGCATCAGGGCCCGCGTGGTCGACAAGGATCGCGCTCCGCGCTGGTCGCCCGCTAGCGTGTCTGATGTACCCGACGACACGGTGGGCGTCGCGTTCGCGCATCCTGCGCCGACGGTGCTGTTCCCCGACCTGGAGAGGTGA
- a CDS encoding ATP-binding cassette domain-containing protein, producing MTDGKVLELTGVTKTFDGIAAVSDFTARVDPGFVTAFLGPNGAGKTTTLRILLGQLRASAGTATIGGKAFAQLSSPRRTVGWVAETPVFRPRRTAVKHLSIVARQAGLPSSRVGEVLDLVGLSEVSDIRISGYSLGMTQRLAVAEALLGDPGVLVLDEPANGLDPEGIRWIRLLIRRLADEGRTVLVSSHILSEIQQVADRLLVISNGSLVFAGAIEDLEDASSQSVAVDSPDRAGLSRALRGKGYSFELLRSGINVHRTSAAEIGALAADAGIALVTLQQRSPSLEDVFLKLVNGEYVPPMTAALEPHTAETDAAETDAADPQDGGVAPEERDDAGTREEERAQDAAARQDREDEALRVTVADVALASAGPGITAAAGASLAATAVAEAQRAEDAEAPTTDAAADTVPEADAPEDTVPEAENAAPEADAPAAATAAPDAPEGSEAGTPETTAAETYDAPADDVAHEDEPAEHEGTDHQHAEDTSIENTSIENTSIEDEHSGSDHSEHERADAPDDGRGPEGFVAEEWTIDGAAARPATTGTGHPADAPSSGADNADTFDVLEEADVVEYENEDDDSAHGAGLPGSTSLASLLAGEDEEVGGAASFLENDQADDADAPSDQTVLLPVAGDDDATVAIPTVGGNADETEQPTADAQPADGEAAEDDGFTFDDLLRGTGAEAIADASDED from the coding sequence ATGACCGACGGCAAGGTGCTCGAGCTCACCGGAGTCACCAAGACCTTCGACGGCATCGCGGCCGTCTCGGACTTCACCGCGCGCGTCGACCCCGGCTTCGTGACGGCGTTCCTCGGACCGAACGGGGCGGGCAAGACCACGACCCTGCGCATCCTCCTGGGTCAGCTGCGCGCGAGCGCCGGGACCGCGACGATCGGAGGCAAGGCCTTCGCCCAGCTCTCCAGCCCGCGGCGGACGGTCGGCTGGGTCGCCGAGACGCCCGTCTTCCGCCCGCGACGCACGGCCGTCAAGCATCTCTCGATCGTCGCCCGTCAGGCGGGCCTCCCCTCGTCGCGGGTCGGCGAGGTCCTCGACCTCGTCGGTCTCTCCGAGGTGTCCGACATCCGCATCTCCGGCTACTCGCTCGGCATGACGCAGCGTCTCGCCGTGGCGGAGGCGCTGCTCGGCGACCCCGGCGTGCTCGTCCTCGACGAGCCGGCCAACGGGCTCGACCCCGAGGGGATCCGCTGGATCAGGCTGCTCATCCGCCGCCTGGCCGACGAGGGGCGCACGGTGCTCGTGTCGTCGCACATCCTGAGCGAGATCCAGCAGGTCGCCGATCGCCTTCTGGTCATCTCGAACGGCTCGCTCGTCTTCGCCGGGGCCATCGAGGACCTCGAGGACGCCTCGTCGCAGTCCGTCGCCGTGGACTCCCCCGACCGCGCGGGGCTCTCCCGCGCGCTGCGCGGCAAGGGCTATTCCTTCGAGCTGCTGCGCTCCGGCATCAACGTCCACCGGACGTCCGCAGCCGAGATCGGCGCGCTCGCGGCGGACGCGGGGATCGCGCTCGTGACGCTGCAGCAGCGCAGCCCCAGCCTCGAGGACGTCTTCCTGAAGCTCGTGAACGGCGAGTACGTCCCGCCCATGACCGCAGCGCTCGAACCGCACACGGCGGAGACGGATGCGGCGGAGACGGATGCGGCGGACCCGCAGGACGGCGGCGTCGCCCCGGAGGAGCGGGACGACGCCGGGACACGTGAGGAAGAGCGCGCGCAGGACGCCGCGGCCCGGCAGGATCGCGAGGACGAGGCGCTGCGGGTGACCGTGGCGGACGTCGCTCTCGCCTCGGCCGGGCCCGGCATCACCGCGGCCGCGGGCGCGTCCCTCGCCGCCACGGCGGTCGCGGAGGCTCAGAGAGCGGAGGACGCCGAGGCCCCGACGACGGACGCGGCGGCGGACACCGTGCCCGAGGCCGACGCGCCGGAAGACACCGTGCCCGAGGCCGAGAACGCCGCGCCCGAGGCCGACGCGCCCGCAGCGGCGACCGCAGCACCGGACGCGCCGGAGGGGTCCGAGGCGGGAACGCCGGAGACGACGGCCGCCGAGACGTACGACGCCCCGGCCGACGACGTCGCACACGAGGACGAGCCCGCCGAACACGAAGGCACGGACCACCAGCACGCCGAGGACACGAGCATCGAGAACACGAGCATCGAGAACACGAGCATCGAGGACGAGCACAGCGGGTCCGACCACAGCGAGCACGAGCGCGCCGACGCCCCCGACGACGGGCGCGGTCCCGAGGGCTTCGTCGCCGAGGAGTGGACGATCGACGGCGCCGCCGCCCGCCCCGCCACGACGGGGACGGGCCACCCCGCGGACGCTCCGAGCTCCGGCGCAGACAACGCCGACACCTTCGACGTGCTCGAAGAGGCCGATGTCGTCGAGTACGAGAACGAGGACGACGACTCCGCGCACGGCGCGGGCCTTCCCGGATCGACGTCGCTCGCGAGCCTCCTCGCCGGCGAGGACGAAGAGGTCGGTGGAGCGGCCTCCTTCCTGGAGAACGACCAGGCGGACGACGCCGACGCCCCGTCCGATCAGACCGTGCTCCTCCCCGTCGCGGGAGACGACGACGCGACCGTGGCGATCCCGACCGTCGGCGGGAACGCGGACGAGACGGAGCAGCCGACGGCCGACGCGCAGCCCGCCGACGGCGAGGCGGCCGAGGACGACGGCTTCACCTTCGACGACCTGCTGCGCGGGACGGGCGCCGAGGCGATCGCCGACGCGTCGGACGAGGACTGA